acacaagtcctagaacatggtatctgtcctagtcaacctatggttattaaccctttgaatgattcttaggccattcatgtgttgcttgtgaaaggagagtagaattggtgaatctaaaccccttcccaacctgtgctagatgcataaaatcctagttagctactccaagaaaacatacatcaagcacataataaactggagattaacaacttgataaaaaaagcaaggaaatcaattaactataaaatcatccataacattgaatattcatgactagggcttcatcctaagccctaactaaatggattagttagacataactatgaatacagaaaataagaaatacatagataggataaagagaggagaagaactagATGATGGCAGCAAGGAAGTTCCCAGGACAACTCCAAGCTCCCTTgacagctccaagctctcttctctctttgtggtgaatctgaatgtgtgtatgagagtaatggatgaagtgaatgtgtgtgtctgCCCCTCCCTTGAATGAGTGTGcagctctctatttatagagtgcaatttcgtcctcccctttggctggtgaagcacacctctcttgacttttgttcatcCTTCTGAGTTCCTGAGTTGATTTGACTCCCATGTGTGGCTGCCCATGTGTagcacatggctctagggatgtagccacattaaatgtgatggcagccaacatGACATTTCTGTGAACTTGGTTAAGTCATTGACGTGCTGAGGGCTCCAGATTtatccaattgggctgaaatttggatatgttataatagacaCCCATTGAAACAACTTCTGtcaaggatgtctcctcatccGACCTGTGTAAGTTGCTGaaatgaggcctgcaagatgacctacgaaactggactgacaaggagtgtggctcaaattggttgtctttaagctcatattcctcATGTGCCACTCAGCCCTTAGCATGCATGAATTGTATGAAATGTCATCCCCTTGCTGTCTTAACATACAAAACATACAAACATAGGTAAGAgactcaaaataaagagaagctaaacaaaattactaagcaaagaaggcatgcaaatgtgtgaaattatgacctTATCAGTGAGCTTGGTAGTAGGGTCGTAGCTTTCTTGCGGAAACTATAAGAGCCAAAATGAGCTTCTCCAACTTCGGGTAGCGAGTTTCTGCatcgaggagagcttttgaTATGTAGAATACTGGATGTTGGGCCCCTAGTTCTTCTCGAATGAGAGCTAAGCTAATAGCTGAGTTGGACACTGCCAGGTATACAAACAGGTCTTCGCCAAGAACTGGTTTTGAGAGCACGGGAGGTGAAGTGAGGTAAGTATTTAGATTCTGGAAAGCGACTTCGCACTCATCATCCCATTTATCTCTTTGTcctttcttcaaagctttgaagaatggtTTGCACTTATCGGTAGATCTCGAGAGGAATCGGTTGAGTGTCGCTGCTCTGCCATTCAgactttgtatttccttcACTATGGAAGGCGGCTTCATCTCGAGAATGGCTTTGATTTGACGCGGGTGTGCCTCGATACCTCGCTTCGTGACTAGGTATCCAAAGAATCGGCCGGAGGATACGCCAAATGTGCACTTACTCGGGTTCAACATCATGCAATACTGGCGAAGTAGGCTGAATGCCTCGGCAATATTTTTGATGTAATCTGCACGTTTTGGGGCTTTGACCAACATGTCGTCCACGTAAACCTCCATAGTTTTACCGATCTGCTCCTTGAAGATTTTATTCACAAGTCTTTGGTAGGTTGCTCCGGTGTTCTTCAGCCCAAAAGGCATGACCTTGTAGCAGTAGGTTCCACTTTCAATGATGAAAGAAGTTCTTGCCTTGTCATCCTCGTGCATCAGGATTTGGTTATAGCCAGAGTAGGCGTCCATAAAGCTGAGTAATAGATTGTCAGAAGTGGAATCCACGAGTCGGTCAATTCTCGGCAATGGAAAGTTGTCTTTAGGGCATGCTTTGTTGAGGTCTGTGTAATCAACGCAAACCCTCTATttgcctttttcttgttttgccacCAGAACAACGTTGGCAAGCCATTCTGAGTAGGAGACCGCTTCGATGAAGCCGACAGCTAGGAGTTTGTCAATCTCAGCTTCGATGATAGCGACTCGCTCTGGTGCGAAGTTGCGTCTTTTCTACGCCACTGGTTTGCAGACAGGGTTGACGTGGAGTCGGTGGCAGATGATGTTTGGGTCGATGCCAAGCATGTTTGACGGCGACCAAGCGAACATATCTTTGTTACTCTGGAGGAAGGTGGTAAGCTCCACCTTTTCGTCTGGGCTTAGGCGCGAGCCGATCCGTGCTTTTCTATTTGGCTGGTCAGGATCCAAGGGTATTAACTCGACGTCTTCCTCGGGTTTCCATCCTTCTTCGGGAAAGACTTCTGGACGGATTTCCTCGGCTTGGTCCTGAGGCTTTGATTGCTATAAGGGAGCAAGATTCGGTTGTTCATCTTCATTCAGATCTGCCTGGCTCACAGGGAGGAACTGCGCttgtttacttttctttaGACCTTGGGCGGAGCATTTCCTCGCCATTACCTGATCCCTGCTGATTTGGCCGACACCGCCTCCAGGAATTGGGTACCGAATTTTTTGATGTGTGGTGGAGGTGATGGCGTTGATCTTGCCGATCCATGGTCTGCCCAGAATGCCGTTGTAGGGTGAGACCTCATTAATGACCATGAATGTTTGCGAGCTGATTACAGGTGGGGAGTAGACGTCGAGGTCTATCATGCCCACGGTAACTGTTGTTGCGCCATTAAAGTCAGTCAGCAATCTGGCTGATTTGTTAATCTTTGTCTCCAAGCCCATCTACTGGATGACCGACAGTTGCAGAATATTGGCTACGCTGCCCTCGTCTGCGTGGATTCAGTCGACCATGGCCTGGGCGATTTGAATGCTGATGACAAGGGCGTCGTTATGTGGCATGTCGAGGCCGATtagatctttcttttggaagccGATTACAGGATCTTCTTTTGTTGGTAAAAGGTCGGTCGAGACTTGGGAAATCACAGTGGCCTGtttgatctttctcttcttttccttgctgGTCAACCCAGACTCCTTAGAGTCGGCTAGGATtgtgttaatccttatgaccttCTGAGGTGGCTCCTTGGCGATGTNNNNNNNNNNNNNNNNNNNNNNNNNNNNNNNNNNNNNNNNNNNNNNNNNNNNNNNNNNNNNNNNNNNNNNNNNNNNNNNNNNNNNNNNNNNNNNNNNNNNTGATAGTCCAAAGAAGTGCAGCTCTCATCTGAAAATTCtgttttacatatatatcataAGTTTCAACACCAATTTCCCACAATGTTCGCAATTCATCTATCAATGGTCTCATGTATACATCGATGTCATGGCATGGACCCTTGGGCCCAGGAATAAGTAAAGTCATGAAAACATAAGGCTCCTTCATGCACATCCACGGAGGAAGATTATATGGATATATGAGAACCGGCCAAATACTATAGTGCAAATTCATGTTCCCAAAAGGGTTAAATCCATCTTTTGCCAAACCAAGTCTTACATTTCGAGGTTCCATACCAAATGACTCATGAATTTGATTAAACGATTTCCAAGCCTCAGAATCTGCCGGATGCCTCAACACTCCATCTTTTACACGATCCTTAAAATGCCACCTCATATCTACAACTGTCTTGGATGACATGAATAATCTTTGAAGTCTTGGTGTGAGTGGAAAATATCTAAGCACCTTCCATGGAACCCTTTTACCTTTCTTTTTGCTACCCTTTCCTTGTCCCTTCCATCTCGAAAGCTTACATGTAGGACACTGCGTTGCATTTGCATGCTCCTTATAATAAATGATGCAATCATTATTGCATGCATCTATTTTATCATAATGAAGACCTAAATCTGAAATAACTTTCTTTGCACCGTTGGTGGTTGTAGGTAACTTCTCACAAAAAGGAAATGCATTTTTCAACAATGTTAGCAACATACCAAATGCTTTATTGCTCATAGTACCGATACCCTTTATATGCATCAGGTTCACAACAAAAGACAAATTAGAATACGACTCACAACCTGCGTACAATGGTTGTTCTGCCTCTTCTAACAATTTGTAAAACTTGTGCGCATCTCCATTTGGATCTTGTGGACAACCTTCTTCTATTAAACCATGCATATCATCGTCTTGCTCCGTACTGGCCACATCATTTCCATCATTGTCACTGTCACTTTCATCACTTTCATCACTATCATCATCCTCACCCTCACCGTGCAAATACCATGTAGTATAAGTTAGTTTAATTCCGTTATAAAGAAGATGCTTGTGTACCTCATACCTCAGATGTCTATATCTATTACTGCATTTAGAGCAAGGACAAAAGATCTTAGAATCATCCGGCTTAACATGGTTGTATGCATAATTGAGAAAACTTTCAACTCCTGCAAAATAATCTTCTGACGACCTTCCAGATTGCATCCAAGATTTATCAATAGGCATTTCTCTACATAAATAAGTTCCAGTTAATATTAATAGAACTCTGTtcccaaaaattcaaatattaaaactatatcaaagacatcaaaatcaaagccaCATTTATTactcatgtttttttttttaatttatgcaaAAGTTAGGAGGGGAGAATAGAATAGTCTTTGATTTACTTGCAAGTCATAAGTGTACATATTCACATATCAACAATTTGTACTCTACTGCCCATCGTGCATATAAAAGAAGAGTCAAAATAAGAGCCaagccacacaaaaaaaatgattacCTTACCTTAGTCTGGCTATAGTCTGGAATaccattaaaaaatatgatatACCTGTGAAAAATTAACAATGACAGGAAGAATACACAATAAAGGGTCACGCAATCTTGATCTGAAAACAGAATCCTGATCTGGCCCAACCCTCTACTGCCAATAACCGAACAGAATCCTGATCTGAAAGCAAAAGTGATTAGAGACAAATTCATAtacaaattcaaagaaaataaagtgaaaaACTCATATAATCCTCAAATTACTAAATCAACAAAATCATAATCTTTCTTTCCCTCGTAATTTTCT
The Prunus dulcis chromosome 2, ALMONDv2, whole genome shotgun sequence DNA segment above includes these coding regions:
- the LOC117617460 gene encoding uncharacterized protein LOC117617460, with protein sequence MWFRCVSAFAAAINTNNSVGGASGWDLSSNLQAWATHATFHVGDCLDQDSVRYIIFFNGIPDYSQTKVREMPIDKSWMQSGRSSEDYFAGVESFLNYAYNHVKPDDSKIFCPCSKCSNRYRHLRYEVHKHLLYNGIKLTYTTWYLHGEGEDDDSDESDESDSDNDGNDVASTEQDDDMHGLIEEGCPQDPNGDAHKFYKLLEEAEQPLYAGCESYSNLSFVVNLMHIKGIGTMSNKAFGMLLTLLKNAFPFCEKLPTTTNGAKKVISDLGLHYDKIDACNNDCIIYYKEHANATQCPTCKLSRWKGQGKGSKKKGKRVPWKVLRYFPLTPRLQRLFMSSKTVVDMRWHFKDRVKDGVLRHPADSEAWKSFNQIHESFGMEPRNVRLGLAKDGFNPFGNMNLHYSIWPVLIYPYNLPPWMCMKEPYVFMTLLIPGPKGPCHDIDVYMRPLIDELRTLWEIGVETYDIYEPPQKVIRINTILADSKESGLTSKEKKRKIKQATVISQVSTDLLPTKEDPVIGFQKKDLIGLDMPHNDALVISIQIAQAMVD